The following coding sequences lie in one Takifugu rubripes chromosome 8, fTakRub1.2, whole genome shotgun sequence genomic window:
- the lig4 gene encoding DNA ligase 4, whose product MEGTSRSDAAAEPSVAAQVPFVHLCTTLEKIQKAKLRPDKSKILGDFIGSWRKFHSALHKESKTTDSFYPAMRLFVPQFERERMAYGIKESMLAKLYIDVLGLPKNGPEASKLLNYRAPNISQGDAGDFASVAYFVLKKRCTSQGNLSVQEVNDFLDSVAINNASKKKDLVKKSLLHLITQSSALEQKWLVRMILKDMKLGVSKETVLQVFHPDAPDLYNVNTDLNKVCQQLHDPSVSLSEVSIELFSAFKPMLAAVANIHTVEKQMGNSPFYIQTKLDGERIQLHKDGDVYKYFSRNAFEYTQQFGGSPLQGSLTPYIHNVFNSHVVNCILDGEMMAYNPTTETLTQKGSKFDIKRLMDDSELQTCFCVFDVLLVNDQKLGKEPLKKRYETLQTVFTPVKGRIHLVSKTDARRMQEVVNALNEAIDNREEGIMVKDPSSIYKPDKRGEGWLKIKPEYVDGLMDELDLLIVGGYWGKGRRGGMMSHFLCAVAEAPKPGEKPSVFHTLCRIGSGYTMKELYELGLKLAKHWKVFRKSDPPASILCAAEKPEVYIEPCNSVIIQVKAAEIVGSDMYKTDCTLRFPRIEKIREDKEWHECMTLAELDQFRSKASGKLASRHLHIDDDPQKKKRRVPVKPKKVVGTLEHFKAQDLSGVKKETDMFEDVEFCILNGTEDHPKSELEKGVARCGGIVVQNPGRDTYCVIAGVENMRVKNLILSDQHDVVWAAWLLECIDQKDVVPWQPRHMIHMSPSTREHFAKEYDAYGDSYFVDTDEQQLREVFGRIRSSNVPAAVDVCQVEQRCGWEDLPTSLFRPFKVYVDACSDIGDAESGISASCLDIRALEFRFHGGTVVRRLEEGVSHVVVEEETRLLGLRTARRSFRKKFKIVKDSWVTDSIKAGYLMDDTDYLV is encoded by the exons ATGGAGGGAACGTCCAgaagtgatgctgctgctgagccgTCTGTTGCTGCTCAGGTTCCATTTGTTCACCTGTGCACCACTTTAGAGAAAATCCAGAAAGCCAAGCTCCGGCCAGACAAGTCCAAGATTTTAGGAGATTTCATTGGATCATGGAGGAAGTTTCATTCTGCCCTCCACAAAGAATCCAAAACAACAGACTCTTTCTACCCAGCTATGCGCCTCTTTGTCCCCCAATTTGAGCGAGAGCGGATGGCATATGGTATTAAAGAGAGTATGTTAGCGAAACTCTACATTGATGTGTTAGGCCTCCCAAAGAATGGCCCTGAAGCCAGTAAGCTGTTGAACTACCGCGCACCGAATATATCTCAAGGAGACGCTGGAGACTTTGCCAGTGTGGCATACTTTGTCCTAAAGAAACGGTGCACCAGTCAGGGGAACCTGAGTGTCCAAGAAGTGAATGACTTCTTGGACTCTGTGGCAATTAACAATGCAAGCAAGAAGAAGGATCTTGTAAAAAAGAGTCTGTTGCACCTCATCACCCAGAGTTCAGCTCTAGAGCAAAAATGGCTCGTAAGAATGATTCTGAAGGACATGAAGCTCGGGGTTAGCAAGGAAACTGTCCTCCAAGTCTTCCACCCAGATGCCCCTGACCTCTACAATGTCAACACCGATTTGAACAAAGTGTGTCAGCAGCTCCATGACCCCTCCGTATCCCTTAGCGAGGTCTCTATTGAACTCTTCTCAGCCTTTAAGCCCATGTTGGCTGCTGTGGCAAATATCCACACTGTGGAAAAGCAGATGGGAAACAGCCCTTTTTACATTCAGACCAAGCTGGACGGGGAGCGCATCCAGTTGCACAAAGATGGGGACGTGTACAAATACTTCAGCCGGAACGCGTTTGAGTACACGCAACAGTTCGGAGGATCTCCTCTGCAGGGCTCACTCACACCTTATATCCATAATGTCTTTAACAGCCACGTGGTCAACTGTATACTGGATGGAGAAATGATGGCGTACAACCCAACCACAGAGACTTTAACGCAGAAAGGGAGCAAATTTGACATCAAGAGGCTCATGGATGACTCTGAGTTGCAGACATGCTTCTGCGTCTTTGACGTGTTGCTCGTCAATGACCAGAAGCTCGGCAAGGAGCCTTTAAAGAAGCGTTACGAGACACTTCAGACAGTTTTCACACCAGTCAAAGGTAGAATCCACCTGGTGTCAAAGACAGATGCCAGGAGAATGCAGGAGGTGGTGAACGCCCTGAATGAGGCCATTGACAACCGAGAGGAAGGCATCATGGTGAAGGATCCTTCATCCATTTACAAACCTGACAAACGTGGGGAGGGCTGGCTGAAAATAAAGCCAGAGTACGTGGATGGCCTGATGGACGAGCTTGACCTGCTGATTGTTGGTGGCTACTGGGGGAAAGGGAGACGTGGAGGGATGATGTCTCACTTCTTGTGTGCTGTTGCCGAGGCTCCAAAACCTGGCGAGAAGCCCTCTGTTTTCCACACCCTCTGCCGCATCGGCTCTGGCTACACCATGAAAGAGTTGTATGAACTCGGTTTAAAACTGGCCAAACACTGGAAAGTCTTCCGGAAAAGCGACCCGCCGGCATCCATTTTGTGCGCAGCGGAAAAGCCAGAAGTCTACATCGAGCCGTGCAACTCCGTCATTATTCAGGTGAAGGCAGCTGAAATCGTTGGCAGCGACATGTATAAAACCGACTGCACCTTGCGCTTCCCCAGGATCGAGAAGATCCGGGAGGACAAGGAATGGCATGAGTGCATGACTCTGGCCGAGCTGGACCAGTTCCGCAGCAAGGCATCGGGGAAACTGGCCTCGCGGCACCTACATATCGACGACGATCCCCAAAAGAAAAAGCGCAGGGTGCCGGTCAAGCCAAAGAAGGTGGTTGGGACACTGGAACACTTTAAGGCCCAAGATCTCTCCGGAGTTAAGAAGGAGACCGACATGTTTGAGGATGTGGAGTTCTGCATCCTGAACGGCACCGAGGATCACCCCAAGTCTGAGCTGGAAAAGGGTGTAGCCAG GTGTGGAGGTATTGTGGTCCAAAACCCAGGACGGGACACCTACTGCGTGATTGCTGGGGTTGAGAATATGCGTGTGAAGAACCTGATTCTGTCCGACCAGCATGACGTGGTGTGGGCTGCCTGGCTGTTGGAGTGCATAGATCAGAAGGACGTGGTCCCGTGGCAGCCACGTCACATGATCCACATGTCCCCCTCCACCCGGGAGCACTTTGCCAAGGAGTACGACGCCTACGGCGACAGCTACTTCGTGGACACTGACGAGCAGCAGCTGCGAGAAGTGTTCGGCCGGATAAGGAGCTCGAACGTGCCCGCCGCTGTTGACGTGTGCCAGGTAGAGCAGCGCTGCGGCTGGGAAGACCTGCCCACCAGCCTGTTCAGACCGTTCAAGGTTTACGTGGACGCGTGCTCTGACATCGGGGATGCCGAGTCAGGCATCTCTGCGTCCTGCCTGGACATCAGAGCGCTGGAGTTTCGCTTCCACGGAGGGACAGTGGTGCGGAGGTTAGAGGAGGGGGTCTCGCACGTTGTCGTTGAAGAGGAGACGAGACTTCTGGGTCTGAGAACCGCCAGGCGCAGCTTCCGAAAGAAATTTAAGATCGTGAAAGACTCATGGGTGACGGATTCCATTAAAGCAGGTTATCTTATGGACGACACCGACTACTTAGTTTGA